A window of the Nisaea acidiphila genome harbors these coding sequences:
- a CDS encoding adenylate/guanylate cyclase domain-containing protein translates to MNKTAWIRLRTALQALLITSVVASVASVGVMLTDETTEVLEGLAEAHFTTVGHSVVDKVDGLLSRYANALTVIELVDTGTTGETDGKEALETALLSKVLYLDPGTWVGYGSLSGAGYFLVKRSGDSAETATESVPHIHGAHGDNPEPVSIQADSAGHVYSATYRDATWFKNGLESAEPTWTKPYFFQDGNHGISIIRSHGDPAAGVLHIDIPLEDLKTWLTKIKVGQSGGAFLMHRDGTVAIAPHIENDERKVLLDVFAGNADALKNLFDRATATEFVSRTIDWNGLPYHVGAQAISSSSNLEWFVAMAVPERDFLYLAHEHLLGTVVFAVFATVAVIIAAGYFATRISGPIRSISEDIREAARMRISDAPAPNSPIAEVNVLGRSVDQMKSGLRSLQRYVPPDLAEDMVSSGEAASFGAVRKELTILFIDIEGFTGIAEGMQPDKLVLELRDFFDLMAEALNRSGGTIDKFMGDGLLAFFNAPRDLPDHAACACSAGLDALQALTGRTNAKGSPDFRIRIGLGFGEVVVGNIGSSERFGYSIIGDAANVASRLEALNKVYGTRIIGPASLKDAAGSGYEWRHLDRVIVAGHNTPTDIFELLGKSGNVEDPILHARDLYERALSEYFRGNFSPAASAFAEAEAALPGDIASRTLRERAEELTRSPPTDWNGVFAYETK, encoded by the coding sequence TTGAACAAGACTGCCTGGATCAGACTTCGCACTGCGCTGCAGGCTCTGCTCATCACCAGTGTGGTTGCGTCTGTCGCCTCGGTCGGCGTCATGCTGACGGACGAGACCACCGAAGTACTCGAAGGTCTGGCGGAAGCGCATTTCACGACGGTCGGACATTCCGTCGTTGACAAGGTCGACGGCCTCCTCTCCCGGTACGCCAATGCCCTGACGGTTATCGAGCTGGTGGATACCGGAACAACCGGGGAAACCGATGGAAAAGAGGCCCTGGAGACGGCACTTCTGTCGAAAGTGCTCTATCTCGACCCCGGAACCTGGGTCGGCTATGGCAGCCTCTCCGGAGCAGGTTATTTTCTGGTCAAACGCAGCGGGGATAGCGCGGAAACGGCGACCGAAAGCGTACCGCATATTCACGGCGCACACGGCGACAACCCGGAACCGGTTTCCATTCAGGCCGACAGCGCGGGCCATGTCTACAGCGCCACCTACAGAGATGCTACCTGGTTCAAGAACGGCCTCGAGAGCGCGGAACCGACCTGGACCAAGCCGTACTTCTTCCAGGACGGGAACCACGGCATATCGATCATCCGCTCGCACGGAGATCCGGCGGCGGGAGTCCTCCACATCGACATCCCGCTGGAAGACCTCAAGACCTGGCTGACCAAGATAAAGGTCGGCCAATCAGGCGGCGCCTTCCTGATGCACCGCGACGGCACCGTCGCGATCGCACCGCATATCGAGAATGACGAACGCAAGGTCCTGCTCGACGTATTCGCCGGCAATGCAGACGCGCTCAAGAACTTGTTTGACCGCGCGACCGCAACCGAGTTCGTCTCCAGAACGATCGACTGGAACGGCCTGCCCTACCATGTCGGCGCGCAGGCGATTTCATCCTCCAGCAATCTCGAATGGTTCGTCGCCATGGCCGTTCCGGAGCGGGATTTTCTCTATCTCGCTCATGAACATCTGCTCGGAACTGTCGTCTTCGCGGTCTTTGCAACCGTTGCCGTCATTATCGCGGCCGGGTACTTCGCAACCCGGATCTCCGGCCCTATCCGCAGCATTAGCGAGGATATCCGTGAGGCCGCGCGCATGCGCATATCGGACGCGCCGGCACCAAACTCGCCGATTGCCGAAGTGAACGTCCTCGGGCGCTCGGTTGACCAGATGAAATCCGGGCTTCGCTCCCTGCAGCGATACGTTCCGCCGGATCTCGCCGAGGATATGGTCAGCAGCGGAGAAGCGGCCTCGTTCGGCGCTGTGCGAAAAGAACTGACCATTCTCTTCATCGATATCGAGGGCTTCACCGGCATCGCCGAAGGAATGCAGCCGGACAAGCTTGTGCTTGAGCTGCGGGACTTCTTCGATCTCATGGCCGAGGCTCTTAACCGCTCCGGCGGAACCATCGACAAATTCATGGGCGACGGCCTGCTCGCCTTCTTCAACGCACCGCGAGACCTGCCCGATCATGCTGCTTGCGCCTGCAGTGCCGGACTCGATGCCCTGCAAGCCCTCACCGGGCGCACGAATGCAAAGGGATCACCGGATTTCCGTATCCGGATCGGGCTCGGTTTCGGCGAGGTCGTGGTTGGCAATATCGGGTCCTCGGAACGCTTCGGCTATTCGATCATCGGAGACGCCGCCAATGTCGCGTCCCGCCTTGAGGCCCTGAACAAGGTCTATGGCACGCGGATTATCGGCCCGGCCTCTCTGAAAGACGCTGCCGGGTCAGGTTATGAATGGCGCCATCTCGACCGGGTGATCGTCGCCGGTCACAATACTCCGACGGATATCTTCGAATTGCTGGGCAAGTCCGGAAACGTGGAGGATCCAATCCTGCATGCGCGCGATCTCTACGAGCGGGCGCTATCCGAATACTTCCGCGGCAACTTCTCTCCGGCGGCATCCGCCTTCGCCGAAGCCGAAGCAGCGCTGCCGGGTGACATTGCCTCGCGAACCTTGCGGGAGAGAGCTGAGGAACTCACCCGGTCCCCGCCAACAGACTGGAATGGAGTCTTCGCCTACGAGACCAAGTAG
- a CDS encoding aldehyde dehydrogenase family protein, producing MERKTDFYIDGKWVAPIKANDFPVINPANETEYATISLGTEDDVNAAVAAAKAAFSSWSTTPHAERVAKVEKLAEIYQERMEEMAEAISGEMGAPKNIASSQQAAAGLGHIKAFIRALKEFEFEGPLSEKFQSEYIIHEPIGVCGLITPWNWPMNQVTLKVVPAVGVGCTVLLKPSEIAPMSSMLFAEFMDQAGFPAGVFNLVNGDGPTVGEAMSRHPDIDMMSFTGSTRAGVAVTKAAADTVKRVSLELGGKGPNLVFADTDVAKAVKRGVLHMFNNSGQSCNAPSRMMVEKSAYAEAVEVAKSVAEAQEVGDPTQEGRQIGPVVSETQFNKIQGLIDAGIKEGATLLAGGLGRPDGLNRGYYVKPTVFADVTNDMTIAKEEIFGPVLSIMSFESEEEAVKIANDTPYGLTSYVQTGDPERAKRLARQLRAGMIQLNGAGRAPGSPFGGYKQSGNGREGGKFGLLEFLEVKAVAGWPVADAAE from the coding sequence ATGGAACGGAAAACCGATTTCTATATCGACGGCAAATGGGTCGCGCCGATCAAGGCAAACGACTTTCCCGTCATCAACCCGGCGAACGAGACCGAGTATGCAACCATCTCCCTCGGCACCGAAGACGACGTGAACGCGGCAGTTGCCGCGGCCAAAGCCGCCTTCTCGAGTTGGAGCACGACCCCGCATGCCGAGCGTGTCGCGAAGGTTGAGAAGCTCGCAGAAATCTATCAGGAGCGCATGGAGGAGATGGCGGAAGCGATCTCCGGCGAGATGGGCGCCCCCAAGAATATCGCCAGCAGTCAGCAGGCCGCCGCCGGTCTCGGCCATATCAAGGCCTTCATCCGCGCTCTGAAAGAATTCGAGTTCGAAGGCCCGCTCAGCGAGAAATTCCAGAGCGAATACATCATCCACGAGCCGATCGGCGTCTGCGGCCTGATCACGCCGTGGAACTGGCCGATGAACCAGGTAACCCTGAAGGTCGTCCCGGCGGTCGGTGTCGGCTGCACCGTGCTGCTGAAGCCGTCCGAAATCGCCCCCATGTCCTCCATGCTCTTCGCCGAGTTCATGGACCAGGCAGGCTTCCCGGCGGGCGTCTTCAACCTGGTGAATGGCGACGGCCCGACCGTCGGCGAGGCGATGAGCCGTCACCCAGATATCGATATGATGAGCTTTACCGGCTCCACCCGGGCCGGCGTCGCGGTGACCAAGGCCGCTGCCGACACGGTTAAGCGGGTTTCGCTTGAGCTCGGCGGCAAAGGCCCGAACCTCGTCTTCGCCGACACCGATGTCGCCAAGGCGGTAAAGCGCGGCGTGCTGCACATGTTCAACAACAGCGGCCAGAGCTGTAACGCGCCGAGCCGCATGATGGTAGAGAAGTCTGCCTACGCGGAAGCTGTCGAGGTTGCGAAGTCCGTCGCGGAAGCCCAGGAAGTCGGTGACCCGACCCAGGAAGGCCGTCAGATCGGACCGGTTGTCTCCGAGACCCAATTCAATAAGATCCAGGGTCTGATCGACGCCGGCATCAAAGAAGGTGCGACCCTGCTCGCCGGCGGTCTCGGCCGTCCGGACGGTCTCAATCGCGGCTACTACGTGAAGCCGACCGTGTTCGCGGACGTGACCAACGACATGACCATCGCAAAGGAAGAGATCTTCGGCCCGGTGCTGTCGATCATGTCCTTCGAGTCGGAAGAGGAAGCGGTCAAGATCGCCAACGACACGCCCTACGGTCTGACCTCCTATGTGCAGACCGGCGATCCGGAACGGGCCAAGCGCCTCGCCCGCCAGCTGCGCGCCGGCATGATCCAGCTGAACGGCGCGGGCCGCGCGCCGGGCAGCCCGTTCGGCGGCTACAAGCAGTCCGGTAATGGCCGCGAGGGCGGCAAGTTCGGCCTGCTCGAATTCCTCGAGGTCAAGGCCGTCGCCGGCTGGCCGGTCGCGGACGCCGCTGAATAA
- a CDS encoding transporter substrate-binding domain-containing protein, with the protein MKFLKYSLLAAAVAAAVSGSADAKTYKVGLDGTFAPHAMPKLSGGVEGFNVDLANEIGKRLGAEMDITAAQWSGLLPGMQAGTYDFIVAPTTLTEERTKSMLFTEGYINTDFQFVIKKGGPKITKLEDFKGKVIAVNKGAVYDKWARELESQIGWKVESYGTNTDAIQAVVSGRAFANVAGNTASAWAVKKNPQIELSYIHSTGKVFSMPFRKDSAELRNKVEEAIECMKLDGTMAKMSEKWFGVTPEKGSALITVQPGYGEPGFEGYDATEHTPSCG; encoded by the coding sequence ATGAAATTCCTGAAATATTCGCTCCTCGCAGCGGCCGTGGCGGCAGCTGTTTCCGGCAGTGCCGACGCGAAAACCTATAAGGTCGGGCTCGACGGAACCTTCGCGCCGCATGCCATGCCGAAACTGTCCGGCGGCGTGGAAGGCTTCAATGTCGACCTTGCGAATGAGATCGGAAAGCGCCTGGGTGCCGAGATGGACATTACGGCGGCCCAGTGGTCCGGCCTTCTGCCCGGTATGCAGGCCGGCACCTACGATTTCATCGTCGCGCCGACCACGCTGACCGAAGAGCGCACCAAGAGCATGCTGTTCACCGAGGGCTACATCAACACGGACTTCCAGTTCGTGATCAAGAAGGGCGGCCCGAAGATCACCAAGCTCGAAGACTTCAAAGGCAAGGTGATCGCGGTGAACAAAGGCGCGGTCTACGACAAGTGGGCGCGTGAGCTTGAAAGCCAGATCGGCTGGAAGGTCGAGTCCTACGGCACGAACACGGATGCGATCCAGGCGGTTGTCTCCGGCCGTGCCTTCGCCAATGTGGCCGGCAACACCGCGTCGGCCTGGGCGGTGAAGAAGAACCCGCAGATCGAGCTCTCCTACATTCATTCGACCGGCAAGGTCTTTTCGATGCCGTTCCGCAAGGACAGCGCCGAGCTCCGGAACAAGGTCGAGGAAGCGATCGAGTGCATGAAGCTCGATGGCACCATGGCCAAGATGAGCGAAAAATGGTTCGGCGTGACCCCGGAAAAGGGCTCGGCCCTGATCACCGTACAGCCGGGTTACGGCGAGCCGGGTTTCGAAGGCTATGATGCGACCGAGCATACGCCGAGCTGCGGCTGA